The Trypanosoma brucei brucei TREU927 chromosome 9, whole genome shotgun sequence genome includes a window with the following:
- a CDS encoding hypothetical protein, unlikely (GPI-Anchor Signal predicted for Tb09.211.2500 by DGPI v2.04 with cleavage site probability 0.14039999 near 72): protein MERALRYLLPEIMVSREVFGFSLKQIKDRIEFCGTPMTMVLRYEVSFTFLPWLHSSKKTVFNFTSISVVAEDALCIHIADPSIFFFSV, encoded by the coding sequence ATGGAACGTGCACTACGGTACTTACTGCCTGAGATTATGGTCTCCCGGGAGGTGTTTGGTTTCTCtctgaaacaaataaaagacagGATTGAATTCTGCGGCACACCCATGACCATGGTGCTTCGATATGAAGTgtccttcacttttcttccatGGCTTCACTCCAGTAAGAAAACCGTTTTTAACTTCACCagcatttctgttgttgctgaagaCGCCCTTTGCATACACATTGCGGATCcatcgatttttttttttagtgtaTAA